One Candidatus Nanosynbacter featherlites genomic region harbors:
- the recA gene encoding recombinase RecA, whose amino-acid sequence MAKTDEKKAVKTEKSVAAEKKVDDGKLKALGLAMDQITKQFGDGSIMKLGEAHKVDVEVIPSGSLSLDLALGGGYPKGRIIEIYGPESSGKTTLTLHAIAEIQKQGGTAAFIDAEHALDPSYAKRLGVDTENLLVSQPDNGEQALEITETLVRSNAVDLIVVDSVAALTPQAEIDGDMGDSHMGLQARLMSQALRKLTGIINKSKATVIFINQIRMKIGVMFGNPETTTGGNALKFYASQRVDIRRIGQIKVGDDILGNRTKIKVVKNKIAPPFRIAEFDIMYNEGISKTGDILDLAATHGIVEKSGAFYKYNGETIGQGRDKTKLYLKENPEVLAEIDQKVREKVKEGEN is encoded by the coding sequence ATGGCTAAGACTGATGAGAAAAAGGCAGTAAAAACTGAAAAGTCGGTAGCGGCAGAGAAAAAGGTTGATGATGGAAAATTGAAAGCCTTGGGCCTAGCGATGGATCAAATCACCAAGCAGTTTGGTGATGGTTCGATCATGAAGCTTGGTGAGGCGCATAAAGTCGATGTTGAAGTGATTCCGTCGGGTTCATTGAGCCTCGATTTGGCGCTAGGCGGCGGTTACCCGAAGGGTCGCATCATTGAGATTTATGGCCCAGAAAGTTCGGGTAAGACAACCTTGACGCTGCACGCTATTGCCGAAATTCAAAAGCAGGGCGGTACGGCAGCGTTCATCGACGCTGAGCATGCGCTTGACCCGAGCTACGCCAAGCGGTTGGGTGTGGATACCGAAAACCTATTGGTGTCGCAGCCAGACAACGGTGAGCAGGCGCTGGAAATTACCGAAACCTTGGTGCGCTCAAATGCGGTGGACCTAATCGTGGTGGACTCGGTGGCAGCACTGACACCGCAAGCGGAAATTGATGGCGATATGGGCGATTCGCACATGGGGCTGCAAGCGCGGTTGATGAGCCAAGCACTGCGTAAATTGACTGGTATCATCAACAAGTCGAAAGCCACGGTGATTTTCATCAACCAGATTCGCATGAAGATTGGCGTGATGTTTGGCAATCCTGAGACCACGACGGGTGGTAACGCACTGAAGTTTTACGCCTCGCAGCGGGTGGATATTCGCCGCATCGGGCAGATCAAGGTTGGCGATGATATCCTCGGTAACCGCACCAAGATCAAGGTGGTGAAAAATAAGATCGCGCCGCCATTCCGCATCGCTGAGTTTGACATTATGTATAACGAAGGCATCTCTAAAACTGGCGATATTCTGGATTTGGCAGCCACGCACGGCATTGTCGAAAAATCTGGCGCCTTTTACAAATATAACGGCGAGACCATCGGTCAGGGTCGCGACAAAACTAAATTGTATCTGAAAGAAAACCCTGAGGTTTTGGCAGAAATTGATCAGAAGGTTCGCGAGAAAGTAAAAGAAGGAGAAAACTAA
- a CDS encoding GspE/PulE family protein, translated as MRISDNTIEKILKQGGILTESQLADLKTTAERSKRTLQETIIEDKVLEERELAKLVGDYIGTPFVEIEPKDIPDEVLKRIPEHIARQYNVVLFAVDEDGAPMLAMEDPDDVQALNFIQKEIGYNLRVFLATKSNILDCLENYRGDVNDELDEVIAIQRDDSDAENAKEEEFAEDSPIAQTVNLLLEYAIKSHASDIHIEPREEFVQVRYRIDGVLREVNKLPHNVLGALVSRIKILSNLKIDERRVPQDGRFKIKVSGKQYALRVSTLPIADGEKIVMRVLDESNQAISLEKLGYWGLSLATIKNAMAQPNGMILVTGPTGSGKSTSLFSVLSELNTPDVNISTIEDPVEYKIPGVNQTQTNAKAGMTFASGLRALLRQDPNIIMVGEIRDGETANLGVQAALTGHLVFSTLHTNNAATCLPRLLDMDIEPFLIASTVKAVIGQRLVRRLCQSCRQAYTPSQEELNYITQMFNITPESMPHLHELEEQAASESIGGDTPMGTTDATIVQLWKPSPEGCDECGHNGFKGRVGIYEVLGISVAIQKMITANATSNDIQEQAISEGMITMQMDGLIKSFRGVTTIEEILRATREQ; from the coding sequence ATGAGAATCTCAGATAATACGATTGAGAAAATTCTGAAACAGGGTGGGATCTTAACAGAATCACAGCTTGCTGATTTAAAGACGACCGCCGAACGTTCCAAGCGCACCCTGCAAGAGACCATCATTGAGGACAAGGTGCTAGAAGAGCGCGAATTAGCCAAATTGGTCGGTGATTATATCGGGACGCCGTTTGTAGAAATTGAGCCAAAAGATATTCCTGATGAGGTCCTAAAGCGCATCCCAGAGCATATCGCCCGGCAGTACAATGTCGTGCTGTTTGCAGTTGATGAAGATGGTGCACCGATGCTAGCTATGGAAGATCCTGACGATGTGCAGGCTCTCAATTTTATCCAAAAAGAAATCGGCTATAACCTGCGCGTGTTCTTGGCGACGAAAAGTAATATTTTGGATTGTTTGGAAAATTACCGCGGTGATGTGAACGACGAACTTGATGAAGTCATTGCCATCCAGAGAGATGATAGCGACGCCGAAAATGCCAAAGAGGAAGAATTTGCTGAAGATTCACCAATTGCGCAGACTGTCAACCTGCTGCTCGAGTACGCTATCAAATCACACGCTTCCGACATCCACATTGAGCCACGCGAAGAATTTGTCCAGGTGCGATACCGCATCGATGGTGTCTTGAGAGAAGTGAACAAGCTGCCCCATAATGTCCTGGGTGCGCTGGTCAGCCGTATCAAAATTTTGTCAAATTTGAAAATCGACGAACGCCGTGTACCGCAAGATGGCCGCTTCAAAATCAAAGTCTCCGGTAAACAATACGCTTTGCGTGTATCGACGCTGCCAATCGCTGACGGTGAAAAAATCGTCATGCGTGTGTTGGATGAATCAAACCAGGCTATTTCCCTAGAAAAATTGGGCTATTGGGGGCTGTCTTTGGCTACCATCAAAAACGCCATGGCACAACCAAACGGTATGATTCTAGTGACCGGACCAACTGGTTCGGGAAAATCAACTTCCCTGTTTAGTGTGTTGTCAGAACTCAACACTCCTGACGTTAATATTTCAACCATTGAAGACCCGGTCGAGTACAAAATCCCTGGAGTCAACCAAACCCAGACCAATGCCAAAGCCGGCATGACCTTTGCTTCAGGACTGCGCGCATTGCTCCGTCAAGACCCGAACATCATCATGGTTGGAGAGATCCGTGACGGTGAAACTGCCAACCTCGGCGTGCAAGCAGCGCTAACCGGGCACCTAGTGTTCTCAACCCTCCACACCAACAACGCAGCCACCTGTTTGCCGCGTTTGCTCGACATGGATATTGAGCCGTTTTTGATCGCCAGCACCGTCAAAGCTGTCATCGGTCAGCGACTCGTCAGACGCTTGTGTCAATCCTGTCGCCAGGCCTACACCCCCAGCCAAGAAGAACTAAATTATATCACCCAAATGTTCAACATCACGCCAGAGTCAATGCCGCACCTACACGAGCTTGAAGAGCAGGCCGCCTCAGAGAGTATTGGCGGCGATACACCAATGGGCACGACAGACGCAACCATCGTTCAGTTGTGGAAGCCATCGCCGGAAGGCTGTGACGAATGTGGGCACAATGGCTTCAAGGGTCGCGTTGGTATTTACGAAGTGTTGGGTATTTCTGTGGCCATTCAAAAGATGATCACTGCAAATGCCACCAGCAATGATATTCAGGAACAAGCGATTAGCGAAGGTATGATTACCATGCAGATGGATGGATTGATCAAATCATTCCGCGGCGTCACAACCATTGAGGAAATTTTACGTGCAACGAGGGAGCAATAA
- a CDS encoding regulatory protein RecX, with protein sequence MKITDISLQARDNNRVNVSVDGVYSFSLDIAQVTDLNLKVGRELSDGELEELQEESQFGKLYMRALEYCLRRPHSVKEVRDYLWRKTQPTLRKGQTGMNNPVVYSERVASRVLSKLQQKAYVDDEAFARWWVENRQLSKGVSRRKLTAELRSKGVHADIIAQTLEKTDRTDEQELRKVIAKKHRRYAGDRQKFVQYLVRQGFSYDDVVSTLNDVEEVNS encoded by the coding sequence ATGAAAATCACTGATATCTCGCTTCAGGCTCGCGATAACAACCGCGTTAATGTGAGTGTTGATGGCGTATACAGCTTCAGTTTGGATATCGCTCAGGTGACTGACTTAAATCTTAAGGTTGGCCGTGAATTGAGTGATGGGGAGTTGGAAGAGCTGCAAGAAGAGAGCCAATTTGGCAAGTTGTATATGCGAGCACTTGAATATTGCTTGCGGCGACCACATTCAGTTAAGGAAGTCAGGGATTATCTATGGCGAAAAACCCAGCCAACGCTTCGTAAGGGACAGACTGGTATGAACAATCCTGTGGTCTATTCAGAGCGGGTGGCGTCGCGAGTGCTGAGTAAACTCCAGCAGAAAGCGTATGTTGATGATGAAGCGTTCGCGCGGTGGTGGGTGGAAAATCGTCAGCTTAGTAAAGGCGTAAGTCGACGTAAGCTAACGGCTGAGCTGCGTTCAAAGGGTGTTCACGCAGACATTATCGCGCAAACGCTTGAAAAAACTGACCGTACGGACGAGCAGGAGCTGAGGAAAGTTATCGCCAAAAAGCACCGTCGATATGCGGGTGATAGACAAAAGTTCGTGCAGTATCTGGTGCGTCAAGGCTTTTCCTATGACGACGTGGTTTCTACTTTGAATGATGTTGAGGAAGTAAATAGCTGA
- the tsaB gene encoding tRNA (adenosine(37)-N6)-threonylcarbamoyltransferase complex dimerization subunit type 1 TsaB: protein MLLLLDTSTPVCYVTLVSQEGAVSYEWQADRTLAKGLLGFLRDSLAKQNTDIHALTGIGVMKGPGSFTGLRIGLTVANTLADGLQVPIVGATGENWQERALEKLRSGGDEKIVLPEYGAAAHITAPRK, encoded by the coding sequence ATGTTATTACTACTTGATACATCAACCCCAGTTTGTTACGTAACACTTGTCAGTCAAGAAGGCGCAGTGTCGTATGAATGGCAGGCTGACCGCACGTTGGCCAAAGGACTATTGGGCTTTCTCAGAGACAGCTTGGCCAAACAAAATACCGACATTCACGCGTTGACTGGTATTGGTGTGATGAAAGGGCCGGGAAGCTTTACTGGGTTGAGGATTGGACTGACAGTGGCCAATACGCTGGCGGATGGTTTGCAGGTGCCAATTGTTGGCGCGACGGGCGAAAACTGGCAGGAACGAGCGTTAGAAAAATTACGCTCTGGTGGAGACGAGAAAATCGTCCTGCCAGAATATGGTGCTGCGGCTCACATCACTGCGCCACGAAAATAA
- the pilM gene encoding pilus assembly protein PilM produces MSSIFYKNKPIIGFDFSKVGARVMSLDVAKMSVHGYGAIDFDPSKMSDDLEVCSDYIVTRINELFEKNLVGKLNSNRAVLSLPTSRTFSRTFTVPKAQEASLRDAVNLEVEQYIPMPPDLLYVDHQIIKRDKDSLTVLMCAAPKKDIEVMTTIAKQCGIEIAMIEPSINAIARILKSTESGGLPTVILDIGPSTTDIAILDSVIRVTSGVNIGGNTFTLNIAKKLNTPLEAAHQLKVLSGLNSGPKQAQITSALKPSLETVVKETQKIIRYYSEHFPNEPKMEQLLIVGSGSNIPGLGDYFTNELMMPSRTASPWQALNFSSLQPPTKQLRTHLMTVAGLALVDPKEIWK; encoded by the coding sequence GTGAGTTCTATATTTTACAAAAATAAACCAATCATTGGATTTGATTTCAGCAAGGTGGGCGCCCGAGTCATGTCGCTGGACGTCGCAAAGATGAGCGTTCACGGCTACGGTGCCATTGATTTCGATCCATCCAAGATGTCTGACGATTTAGAAGTCTGCTCGGACTATATCGTTACGCGTATTAACGAATTGTTTGAAAAAAACTTAGTTGGCAAACTGAACAGCAATCGAGCTGTCCTCAGTCTGCCAACATCACGCACCTTCTCGCGTACCTTCACCGTGCCTAAAGCCCAGGAAGCATCTTTGCGAGATGCGGTCAACCTGGAAGTCGAACAGTATATACCGATGCCGCCAGACCTGCTCTATGTTGACCACCAGATCATCAAGCGTGATAAAGATTCACTGACCGTACTGATGTGCGCTGCGCCGAAAAAAGACATCGAAGTGATGACGACCATCGCCAAACAATGTGGTATTGAAATTGCCATGATCGAACCAAGCATCAACGCCATCGCCCGTATTTTGAAATCAACTGAAAGCGGCGGGCTACCAACCGTAATCTTGGACATCGGACCATCAACCACAGACATCGCAATATTAGACTCCGTTATACGCGTGACTTCTGGTGTCAACATCGGCGGCAATACCTTCACTCTCAACATCGCCAAGAAGCTCAACACACCACTGGAGGCAGCACACCAGCTGAAAGTTCTGAGCGGTCTAAATTCTGGACCAAAGCAAGCGCAAATTACCAGCGCGCTTAAACCAAGCCTGGAAACAGTCGTCAAAGAAACCCAAAAAATTATCCGCTACTACTCTGAACACTTCCCGAATGAGCCAAAAATGGAGCAGCTGCTCATCGTCGGTAGCGGTAGTAACATTCCAGGATTGGGTGATTATTTCACTAACGAGCTGATGATGCCGAGTCGTACGGCGAGCCCTTGGCAAGCATTGAACTTTAGCTCACTACAGCCACCAACGAAGCAGCTTCGGACTCACTTGATGACGGTTGCAGGCTTGGCGCTGGTTGATCCAAAGGAGATCTGGAAATGA
- a CDS encoding HIT family protein has translation MNTCTIQKECEICPLLVGQTAADDNVILQTERWVAVLDKNQCYLGKSFITLRQHKETLSDLDEADWMELHQVIRQIEQAVKAAFGADVCNWECLMNNAVKAGRPTHVHWHLHPRYLGGATFAGEEFPDPKWPRHLEDAVHIVSDETFHKIMQALRSRLTRD, from the coding sequence ATGAATACATGCACAATACAGAAGGAATGTGAAATCTGTCCGCTGCTGGTTGGTCAGACGGCGGCTGATGACAATGTCATATTGCAAACCGAACGTTGGGTGGCGGTGCTTGACAAGAATCAGTGCTATTTGGGTAAGTCATTTATCACTCTGCGCCAGCACAAGGAAACGTTGTCGGATCTGGACGAGGCAGATTGGATGGAGCTACATCAGGTGATTCGTCAAATTGAGCAGGCAGTCAAAGCAGCGTTTGGCGCCGATGTGTGTAACTGGGAATGCCTGATGAATAATGCGGTTAAGGCTGGCCGGCCAACACACGTGCACTGGCATCTACATCCGCGCTATCTTGGTGGTGCTACCTTTGCTGGCGAGGAATTTCCTGATCCGAAATGGCCACGACACCTAGAGGATGCGGTGCATATAGTGAGTGACGAGACGTTTCACAAAATTATGCAGGCGCTACGTAGTCGGCTTACGAGAGATTAG
- a CDS encoding 2'-5' RNA ligase family protein, with protein MRAADAAYPVEKHMASVSLVFDDKQNAYLRELSETMNLDFGEFIPHVTLINVTEQDMPRLKSAAVALPVLGRLALDGVNFLPDKAGNCVWVELRTQKTAWMVEARQQLLAALDGIHPGLDVDGFRPHITLGCVEAGTLDDVNMSAIPGQLPVITEPRAAACYNGVHGKVVEVVE; from the coding sequence ATGCGCGCAGCAGATGCTGCATATCCAGTCGAAAAACATATGGCGTCAGTCAGCCTCGTCTTTGATGATAAGCAGAATGCGTATCTTCGCGAGCTGTCAGAAACAATGAACCTTGATTTTGGTGAGTTTATCCCACACGTGACATTGATTAACGTGACTGAGCAGGATATGCCACGCCTCAAGTCGGCCGCTGTGGCGCTACCGGTCCTCGGGAGGTTGGCGCTTGATGGTGTTAACTTCCTGCCAGACAAGGCTGGTAACTGTGTTTGGGTTGAGCTACGCACGCAGAAAACTGCCTGGATGGTTGAGGCGCGTCAGCAATTACTCGCGGCACTGGATGGTATTCATCCGGGGCTGGATGTCGATGGCTTCCGCCCGCACATCACGCTTGGTTGCGTCGAGGCCGGTACGCTTGACGACGTTAATATGAGCGCTATTCCAGGGCAACTACCGGTCATCACCGAGCCGCGTGCTGCTGCTTGCTACAACGGCGTGCATGGCAAGGTGGTCGAGGTAGTCGAGTAA
- the ruvB gene encoding Holliday junction branch migration DNA helicase RuvB — protein sequence MAIERIVDTSSHSDDAEEQRIEVSLRPQSFSEYVGQERLKRNLRLAIEAAKKRGEPLDHVLLYGPPGLGKTTMATVIANEMGTNLRITSGPAIEKAGDLASILTNLADGDILFIDEIHRLGRAVEEILYSAMEDFKLDIVIGKGPAARSIRLDLPRFTVIGATTRTGSLAAPLRDRFGHIYRLEFYEPEDIAKIVTRSAAILESSIRHEAANLLSTRARLTPRIANRLLKRVRDYADVNGDGIIDVKTTTSALEMLEVDELGLDPADRNLLQSILENYGDNPVGLTTIAALTGDEATTIEDFYEPYLLQIGFIERTPRGRRITLRAQAHLGYQPKK from the coding sequence ATGGCAATTGAGAGAATAGTTGATACTAGTTCGCACAGTGATGACGCTGAGGAACAGCGGATTGAAGTCAGTCTGCGTCCGCAGAGTTTTAGCGAGTATGTCGGGCAGGAGCGGTTGAAGCGTAATTTACGCTTAGCAATTGAAGCGGCAAAGAAGCGCGGCGAGCCACTGGATCATGTACTACTCTACGGCCCGCCAGGACTGGGCAAGACGACTATGGCGACGGTGATCGCCAATGAAATGGGCACAAATTTGCGCATCACTAGCGGCCCGGCCATTGAAAAGGCCGGTGATTTGGCGTCAATTTTGACCAATTTAGCGGACGGCGATATTTTGTTTATCGATGAGATCCATCGACTCGGTCGGGCGGTGGAGGAGATTTTGTATTCAGCCATGGAAGATTTCAAGCTAGACATCGTCATCGGTAAAGGTCCGGCAGCCCGGTCGATTCGGCTGGATTTGCCGCGGTTTACGGTCATCGGCGCGACAACGCGGACGGGTAGTCTGGCGGCGCCGCTGCGCGACCGATTTGGGCATATTTACCGATTGGAATTTTATGAGCCAGAGGACATCGCGAAAATCGTGACGCGGAGTGCAGCCATCCTGGAGTCGTCGATTCGGCATGAAGCAGCGAACTTATTATCGACGCGGGCTCGCCTGACGCCGCGTATCGCTAACCGTCTACTCAAGCGCGTACGCGACTACGCCGACGTGAACGGCGATGGGATAATTGATGTAAAAACGACAACGAGCGCTTTGGAAATGTTGGAAGTGGACGAGCTGGGCTTGGATCCAGCTGACCGTAATTTACTGCAATCAATCCTAGAAAATTACGGTGATAATCCTGTGGGGTTAACGACGATAGCTGCTCTGACTGGCGATGAAGCGACGACGATTGAAGATTTTTATGAGCCGTATCTACTGCAAATTGGCTTCATCGAACGTACGCCGCGCGGTCGTCGCATCACCCTGCGTGCTCAGGCGCATTTGGGATATCAACCTAAAAAATGA
- a CDS encoding PilN domain-containing protein, whose amino-acid sequence MINLLPQDEKRQIIAGQTNRLLARYCIISLALAALLFIYIGISYFILLKSKSDAEQTIAESNQQLSQYKEVQQQAKQFSDNLKVAKSILDKEVPYSKIAVKIAQALPKNIVLQSLDLDATTFGKPISLTTKGKSYSDALELKTALENKKDVFQNVHLVSVTANEAKDGYPMSIVISVVIRPEVIKS is encoded by the coding sequence ATGATAAACCTATTACCTCAGGACGAAAAACGTCAAATCATCGCCGGGCAAACCAACAGACTGTTGGCGCGCTACTGCATCATTTCATTGGCACTGGCAGCACTACTGTTCATCTATATCGGCATATCCTACTTCATTTTGCTGAAATCCAAGTCAGATGCTGAGCAAACCATTGCTGAAAGTAATCAACAATTGTCACAGTACAAAGAAGTCCAGCAACAAGCCAAGCAATTTTCAGACAACCTCAAAGTCGCCAAATCCATCTTAGACAAAGAAGTGCCGTACTCAAAAATCGCAGTCAAAATAGCCCAGGCACTACCAAAAAACATCGTCCTACAATCTTTGGATCTGGACGCAACCACCTTTGGTAAACCAATCAGCCTTACTACAAAAGGCAAAAGTTACAGTGACGCTCTGGAGCTAAAAACCGCCCTAGAGAACAAGAAAGACGTCTTCCAAAACGTCCATCTAGTGTCAGTAACTGCCAATGAAGCAAAGGACGGCTATCCAATGTCAATCGTCATCAGCGTTGTTATTCGCCCGGAGGTGATAAAATCATGA
- a CDS encoding type II secretion system protein — protein sequence MKKCSGFTVIELLFVIIMLTVGLGVAVVQVGKVKNASDDSHKKTAINAMYYSLEESFYKQHGYYPETLTDDTLPTMDKALLTDPKGKKIGDANSAYRYETQNCQEGKCKHFTLRAKLVNESDFVKESRNK from the coding sequence ATGAAAAAATGTTCTGGATTTACTGTTATTGAGTTATTATTTGTCATCATCATGCTGACCGTTGGCTTGGGCGTTGCGGTGGTGCAGGTCGGAAAAGTAAAAAATGCTAGTGACGACAGCCACAAAAAAACAGCCATCAATGCCATGTACTACAGCCTGGAAGAAAGCTTCTACAAACAGCACGGTTACTACCCAGAAACTTTGACTGACGACACCCTACCAACCATGGACAAAGCGCTACTCACCGATCCGAAAGGTAAAAAAATTGGCGATGCTAACAGCGCGTATCGGTACGAAACACAAAACTGCCAAGAAGGAAAATGCAAACACTTCACTTTGAGAGCAAAGCTGGTTAACGAGAGTGATTTCGTTAAAGAAAGTCGCAACAAATAG
- the tsaE gene encoding tRNA (adenosine(37)-N6)-threonylcarbamoyltransferase complex ATPase subunit type 1 TsaE, translated as MKIYDETEMKALGRAIGQALAGGEVIELIGDVGAGKTTLAKGLAEGLAITEPIQSPTFTISRVYDARDGLRLCHYDFYRLGEAGIMGDEISEIMQDGSTITVIEWAGAVNEVLPSDRLIITVTATTETERQLEVTANGVRSERLLSAVDEFFERR; from the coding sequence GTGAAGATATATGATGAAACGGAGATGAAAGCACTGGGGCGGGCGATTGGTCAGGCGCTGGCTGGCGGTGAAGTGATAGAGCTGATCGGCGATGTGGGCGCTGGTAAGACTACGCTTGCTAAAGGTCTGGCGGAAGGGTTGGCAATTACCGAACCAATTCAAAGTCCGACATTTACCATTTCGCGCGTATATGATGCGCGCGATGGACTGCGCCTTTGTCACTATGATTTTTACCGCCTGGGTGAAGCCGGTATCATGGGCGATGAAATTTCTGAAATTATGCAAGACGGCTCAACCATCACAGTTATTGAATGGGCAGGCGCGGTTAATGAAGTGCTGCCGAGTGACCGATTGATAATCACGGTTACCGCTACAACTGAAACAGAGCGACAGTTGGAGGTTACTGCTAATGGTGTTCGTTCCGAACGGCTACTTAGTGCTGTTGATGAGTTTTTTGAGAGGAGATGA
- a CDS encoding PH domain-containing protein, whose product MDTKDQQSNNPQPAAYDVEGRPLYYHPPQDAQPEESQSTTAQRPSHVTVLPELMEGQNFDPRIRSQYANEPDVVHTVRNLEPQPMVISEELKRKHEESVAQYPQLNLSEGEYVILDIKRHPIGIVAPIAITAIIIMVIFGFAFLYPSLITGGSLLPVPSPTAMFGIATLFAILAALGGAVALWVYLQNQFYMTNESVIQEIQESLFSRHEQTVSLGSIEDASFRQSGIIQMIFNYGTIRLSTEGEETTYIFHFVANPKHQIGIVNNAIEAFKNGRPVDD is encoded by the coding sequence ATGGATACGAAGGATCAACAGTCGAATAATCCACAGCCAGCCGCATATGACGTTGAGGGTAGGCCACTGTATTATCATCCGCCCCAAGATGCGCAACCTGAAGAGTCGCAGTCAACAACTGCGCAGCGCCCGTCTCATGTGACCGTGCTTCCAGAATTAATGGAGGGGCAGAATTTTGATCCACGTATTCGTAGCCAGTATGCCAATGAACCAGATGTGGTTCATACGGTACGCAATCTTGAACCGCAGCCGATGGTCATTAGTGAAGAATTAAAGCGCAAACATGAAGAATCAGTGGCACAGTACCCACAGCTTAATTTGAGCGAAGGTGAATATGTTATCTTGGACATCAAGCGTCACCCCATCGGTATTGTTGCGCCAATTGCCATCACGGCCATTATTATTATGGTGATATTTGGCTTTGCTTTTTTGTATCCGTCACTGATCACTGGCGGAAGTTTACTGCCAGTACCATCTCCGACAGCTATGTTTGGCATCGCGACCTTGTTCGCTATATTGGCGGCGTTGGGTGGAGCGGTAGCACTTTGGGTTTATTTACAAAACCAATTTTACATGACCAATGAAAGCGTGATTCAGGAAATCCAGGAAAGTTTGTTTTCTCGCCATGAGCAAACAGTGAGCCTTGGTAGTATTGAAGATGCTAGTTTTCGTCAATCGGGCATTATACAGATGATCTTTAACTATGGAACTATCCGGCTGAGTACCGAGGGTGAAGAAACCACCTACATCTTCCATTTTGTAGCAAACCCAAAGCATCAAATCGGAATTGTCAATAACGCTATTGAAGCCTTTAAGAATGGCCGCCCGGTTGATGACTAG
- a CDS encoding type II secretion system F family protein has translation MTSFSFVATKKDGSTLSSTIESSDRAAAIRSIQAQGLKLVNLKETDAKPGRKRRRKIKSDELVMFTRQLSSMVSAGVPILRSLESMTEHAESASFRSIIGDVSKDIESGLSFADALARHPDTFNDVYVNMVRAGETGGILDDILKRLALQQEKSASIKKKVKGAMTYPMVLIVITIGAFFGLMIFVLPMIGKTIKDLAGEDAELPALTQAMLGISAFMVNFWYILLPLVGAAIYGFLRYIKTPGGKKKYHHFLVHGPIIGKIMKKIAIARFTRTFSSLIGAGVAVLEALEVTSKAVGNNVYEESLNSAAKRVKNGEVFSKIIAEDEVLYPPIVAQMLAVGEETGQTDQVLVKVADFYEEEVDTAIASISSTIEPVMIVFMGGMVGLIAASVMMPITGLANQIKG, from the coding sequence ATGACTAGTTTTAGTTTTGTCGCGACAAAAAAAGATGGCTCAACGCTATCATCAACCATAGAGTCAAGCGATCGCGCGGCTGCCATCCGCTCAATTCAAGCACAGGGCTTAAAGCTGGTCAACCTCAAAGAGACAGATGCCAAACCTGGACGCAAACGCCGTCGGAAAATTAAATCTGATGAATTGGTAATGTTTACCCGTCAGTTAAGCTCCATGGTTTCGGCTGGTGTGCCAATCCTTCGGTCGTTAGAGTCAATGACAGAACATGCTGAAAGCGCATCATTCCGCTCAATCATTGGCGACGTCTCAAAAGACATTGAAAGTGGTTTGTCATTTGCTGATGCGTTGGCGCGACACCCCGACACCTTCAATGATGTCTACGTCAACATGGTTCGGGCTGGTGAAACTGGTGGTATTTTGGACGACATTTTGAAGCGCCTAGCCTTGCAGCAAGAAAAATCAGCCTCCATCAAGAAAAAGGTTAAAGGAGCCATGACCTACCCGATGGTACTAATCGTCATTACCATCGGTGCGTTCTTCGGCTTGATGATCTTTGTCCTACCAATGATTGGTAAAACCATCAAAGATTTGGCGGGAGAAGACGCCGAGCTACCAGCTTTGACCCAAGCCATGCTGGGGATCAGTGCCTTTATGGTCAATTTCTGGTATATCCTGCTGCCACTGGTTGGTGCAGCAATTTATGGTTTCTTGCGTTACATCAAAACACCTGGTGGCAAGAAAAAATATCATCACTTTTTGGTGCATGGACCAATTATCGGCAAAATCATGAAAAAAATCGCCATCGCTCGCTTCACTCGTACCTTCTCTTCCCTTATCGGCGCTGGTGTGGCGGTGTTGGAAGCACTTGAAGTGACCTCCAAAGCAGTTGGTAATAACGTCTATGAAGAATCACTCAATAGTGCGGCCAAGCGCGTAAAAAACGGTGAGGTATTTTCAAAAATCATCGCTGAAGACGAGGTACTATATCCGCCAATCGTGGCACAGATGTTAGCAGTCGGTGAAGAAACCGGTCAAACCGATCAGGTCTTGGTTAAGGTGGCTGATTTTTACGAAGAAGAAGTCGATACCGCCATCGCCAGTATCAGCTCCACCATCGAGCCAGTGATGATTGTTTTCATGGGTGGCATGGTTGGCTTGATCGCTGCCAGTGTGATGATGCCAATCACCGGATTAGCAAATCAAATTAAGGGTTAG